A genome region from Picosynechococcus sp. PCC 7002 includes the following:
- a CDS encoding type II toxin-antitoxin system VapC family toxin: protein MKPVLVDSNILLDLFMRDPQWLPWSSQQLARCADESELVINPIIYAEISAGFNTVEELEGAIASVDFRREVLPYGAAFLAEKAFLQYRRSGGTKRSPLPDFYIGAHALTAGYRLLSRDRQRYQTYFPDLDLIAP from the coding sequence ATGAAACCTGTTTTGGTGGATAGTAATATCCTATTGGATTTATTTATGCGTGATCCGCAGTGGTTGCCGTGGTCATCTCAGCAGCTAGCCCGATGTGCAGATGAGTCGGAATTAGTGATTAATCCGATTATTTATGCGGAGATCTCTGCTGGCTTCAATACGGTCGAAGAGTTGGAGGGGGCGATCGCCTCGGTTGATTTCCGGCGGGAAGTTTTGCCCTATGGGGCGGCATTTCTTGCAGAGAAAGCCTTTCTACAATATCGACGCAGTGGAGGAACTAAGCGATCTCCCTTGCCGGATTTTTACATTGGGGCGCACGCACTGACGGCAGGTTATCGACTATTAAGCCGTGATCGCCAGCGTTATCAAACCTACTTTCCTGACCTTGATTTGATTGCACCTTAG
- a CDS encoding IS4-like element ISSysp2 family transposase has translation MNQISEIRRQLRPHLGWHGARLSFIALFLVALFRAKTVNLAKLATVWGGNAAEESNYKRMQRFFQSFDVNMDKIARMVMNIAAIPQPWVLSIDRTNWSLGTTDFNILMLCVVHEGIGYPLMWTMLKKKRGNSNSTERMDLLERFETLFPNIEIAYLTGDREFIGKPWLSYLMLDKPIPFRLRLRQTDKISKGKGQPAIAGSHLFRSLAIGETRILSGKRWVWGRQVYVMGTRLDPKRRAHKNEDEFLIIITTHDPQNALADYRRRWGIETLFGALKTRGFCLESTHFTDKVRLSKLLALLAIGFVWAMQAGLWRHTQKPIRIIKAHGRRARSLFRYDFDLLRRFFTASPQSLLGSEFHPIQLLSCT, from the coding sequence ATGAATCAGATTAGCGAAATTCGCCGCCAATTGCGACCTCATCTCGGATGGCATGGAGCCAGACTGTCATTTATCGCCCTCTTCCTGGTGGCACTGTTCCGAGCAAAAACCGTCAATCTCGCCAAACTCGCCACCGTCTGGGGAGGCAATGCAGCAGAAGAGTCTAATTACAAACGCATGCAGCGATTCTTTCAGTCCTTTGACGTCAACATGGACAAAATCGCCAGGATGGTAATGAATATCGCGGCTATCCCGCAACCTTGGGTCTTAAGCATCGACCGCACCAACTGGTCATTGGGGACAACTGACTTCAACATCCTAATGCTGTGCGTCGTCCATGAGGGTATCGGCTATCCATTGATGTGGACGATGCTCAAAAAGAAGAGGGGCAACAGCAATAGTACAGAGCGCATGGATTTGCTCGAACGCTTTGAAACCTTATTTCCCAATATCGAGATTGCCTATCTCACGGGAGACCGAGAGTTTATCGGCAAGCCCTGGTTATCGTATCTGATGCTCGATAAGCCTATTCCCTTTCGTCTGCGCCTACGTCAGACCGACAAAATAAGTAAAGGCAAAGGTCAACCCGCCATCGCGGGGTCACATCTGTTTCGCTCCTTAGCCATTGGCGAAACAAGAATACTGTCAGGAAAACGGTGGGTCTGGGGTCGTCAGGTCTACGTCATGGGCACTCGTCTCGACCCGAAACGAAGAGCTCACAAAAATGAGGATGAGTTTCTGATTATCATCACCACCCATGACCCTCAAAATGCTCTAGCAGATTACCGTCGTCGCTGGGGAATTGAAACCCTGTTTGGGGCTCTTAAGACCCGTGGCTTTTGCTTGGAATCGACCCATTTTACCGATAAGGTGCGTTTGTCGAAGCTGCTGGCTCTGTTGGCCATTGGCTTTGTCTGGGCGATGCAAGCGGGTTTATGGCGACATACTCAAAAACCGATTCGTATCATCAAGGCCCATGGCCGTCGAGCTCGGAGTTTGTTTCGCTATGACTTTGACTTATTGCGTCGCTTTTTTACCGCTTCTCCCCAATCTCTACTTGGGTCAGAGTTTCACCCCATACAACTTTTGTCCTGTACTTAG
- a CDS encoding ParA family protein has product MQIITVTGYKGGVGKSTSAIHIAAYLARNQKTILIDGDPNRTALNWSQRGEMPFTVADERQAMRLITGHDFVVIDTPARPNSDDLQELAKGCDLLILPTTPDVVSLEPMLAIANDVEDARYRALLTIVPPYPSKEGETMRNELIANGLPTFQSMIRRSAAFQKAALAGKPVNQMSGRDRIPWNDFEALGKEIMEVLRK; this is encoded by the coding sequence ATGCAGATTATTACTGTCACTGGGTATAAAGGCGGAGTAGGTAAGTCAACGAGCGCAATTCATATTGCTGCCTATCTCGCCCGAAACCAGAAAACCATATTGATTGATGGTGACCCGAACCGAACGGCTTTGAATTGGAGTCAACGGGGGGAGATGCCTTTTACAGTTGCTGATGAAAGACAGGCGATGCGTTTAATTACGGGCCATGACTTTGTCGTGATTGATACCCCAGCACGCCCCAACAGTGACGATCTACAAGAATTAGCGAAGGGCTGTGATTTACTTATCCTGCCAACAACCCCGGATGTGGTGAGTCTTGAACCCATGTTGGCGATCGCCAATGATGTGGAAGACGCAAGATACCGAGCGTTACTAACGATTGTGCCCCCCTACCCCAGCAAGGAAGGAGAAACCATGCGTAATGAGTTAATCGCAAACGGTCTCCCTACTTTTCAGAGCATGATCCGCCGTAGCGCGGCTTTCCAAAAAGCGGCTTTAGCTGGTAAACCAGTAAACCAGATGTCTGGTAGAGATAGAATTCCTTGGAATGACTTTGAGGCACTCGGAAAAGAAATTATGGAGGTACTAAGAAAATGA